Genomic DNA from Thermoanaerobaculia bacterium:
CGGCCGGGCGCATTTCCAGGCCGTCGAGTGGCGGCCGGCGGCCGAAGAGCCGGACGCCGAATATCCCGTGATCCTCACGACCGGCCGCGTGGTGTCCCAGTATCTCTCGGGGACCCAGACGCGGCGGATCGCCGGGCTCATGGCCCAGGAGCCGGAACCCTTCTGCGAGATCCACCCCAACCTCGCCGCCCGGTACGGGATCGAACCGGACGGGTTCGTCAGCGTCGAGAGCCGCCGCGGATCGACGGTCGTCCGCGCGCGGATCGTCCGGACGATCCGGCCCGACACGGTCTTCGTGCCGTACCACTGGCCCCTCGCGCGCGCCGCGAACAACTGCACGATTCGGGCGATCGATCCCGTGTCGAACATCCCGGAATTCAAGATCTGCGCCGTCCGCATCTCGGCGGCGCCGCGCCCGGACGATGCGATCGCCCGGCTCCCGCCGGAAGCCGGGGGAATCGCGTGAGCGAGCTCGCCTTCTTCATCGACTATTCGCGGTGCATCGGATGCCGGGCGTGCGTGCAGGCGTGCGAGGAATGCGACACCCATCGCGGAGTCTCGATGATCCATCTCGAGACGATCCGCCGCGCCGATACCGTTCAGACCGCTCCGCAGGTCTGCATGCACTGCGAAGATCCGATCTGCGCGCGCGTCTGCCCGGCCGACGCGATCAAGCAGACCCCCGACGGCGTGACCCAGTCGGCGCTGAAGCCCCGCTGCATCGGATGCAGCAACTGCGTCCTGGCGTGCCCCTTCGGCGTGCCGAAGTACTTCGGCGCGATCGACCAGATGATGAAGTGCGACTACTGCTACGACCGGACGAGCGCGGGAAAGCGCCCGATGTGCGCGACCGTCTGTCCTTCCCAGGCGCTCGCGTTCACGACGCGCGAGGAGATCGAGAGGAAGCGCCAGGGAACCGCGATCAACCTCTGGAAGTTCGGCGGCGAGGTCGTCCGAACGAAGATCTCGGTGATCGTTCCCTCGGGAGTGTCCGAGATCCGGATCGGCGAATCGGCACTTTCCCGTGCGGGAGGCCCCGCCGGCGCGACCGAGGACGTGGCCGTGCTGCTGGGAGAGATCTGACGTGGAGGAGCGCGAGGGAGCCGGCCCGCGCTGGCGCGAGGACTTCCCGATCGCGTGGGAGCGGGACCACTACGTCACGCGCCGCGAGCTCGCGAAGTTCCTGACGCTCGGCTCGGCTCTGCTGGCGGGCGCCAGCGCCGTGATCGCGCTGGCGGGACGGCTGTGGAAACCGGCCCGCCGCCGGCGCACGCGGATCGCGAGCGCGGCCGCGGTTCCGCGCGGCGGCTCGCTCCTTTTCCGGTTCCCGACCGACGAAGACCCCTGCATCCTCCTCCGCGCGCCGGACGGCTCCTTCGAGGCCTACTCGCAGGTCTGCACGCATCTTTCCTGCGCCGTCGTCTACCGGCCCGAGGATCGGACGCTCGCCTGCCCCTGTCACAAGGGGGTATTCACGTGCAGCGAAGGGCGGCCGATCGCAGGACCGCCGACGCGCCGGCTCCCGCGGATCGTCCTCGACGTCCGCGGCGACGACGTTTTCGCGACCGGAGTGGAGCTGTAGGGAGATCGCCGTGGAGACGCGCAAACAGGGAACGACCCTCTTCACCGCGATCGCGGTGCTCATCGGCATGCTCGTCGTGATCCAGCTCTGGCTGGTCGCGGCGGCCCTCGAGGCGCTCCTCTCGGGGAATCGCGGCGCGCTGCTGCCCGCGGCGATCGCCTCCGTCGTCCTCCTACTCGTCAACGCCGGGCTCCTCCTCTACATCGTCCGGTTCGACGAGCGGATCCGGCGCCTCGAGGCGCCTCCGCGTGACTGAGCGGCGGCCGCCGCTCTCGCTTCTCGAGCCGCAGGTCGTACGGGGGCTCGCGGAACGGCTGCGGATCGCCCGGCTCCTCCGGCGCTTTCCCGAGCGGAACGTCTGGGCGGCATTCATGTTCGTCAACGGATTCATCACGATCGCGCTGCTCGCCGCCCTCGCGATGGTTTCGCGGACGCCGTTCGTCTTCCCGTCGCTCGGACCGACGGCGTTCCTCTTCTTCTTCACGCCGACGCTTCCGACGGCGAGCCCGCGGCATTCGATCTACGGGCACGCGATCGGGATCGCCTGCGGATACGGGGCTCTGCTCGCGACCGGGCTCCAGCACGCGCCTCCGGCGATGGTCGCCGGGGTGGACTTTCGGCGCGTGCTGGCGGCGGCCCTCTCGCTCGCCGCGACGGGCGCGCTCATGATCCTCTTCAAGGCGGCGCATCCGCCGGCAGGCGCCACGACGCTCATCATCTCGCTCGGAATCGTGACGAGGCCGTCCTATCTTCTGGTCATCGAGATCGCGGTGGCCCTTCTGACGATCCAGGCCATCGCGATCAACCGCCTCGCCGGCATCGACTACCCCCTGTGGTCCCGACGAGCGGAGCCGTCTGGCAGAACGGACGGCCCGCTGGCGTAGTCGTGGTCCTCCCGGGACCAATGACTCTTATGATGCATTTGAGCTATTCCCTGCGCCCCGATCCGGCAGGAGGATGGGCCCAAGAACAGGAGAGGTGAAATGGAGAGAAACCACCGGCGAATCCTCGTGGCTCTTCCCCTGGGAATGGCGATATTCCTCGCCCTGGGGGCCCCGCGGCAGGCGGGCGCGGTCCCCGTCTTCTCCCGGAAATACCAGACTTCGTGCCAGACCTGCCATGCGATCTTTCCGAAACTGAACCCCTTCGGCGAAGCCTTCCGCTTGAACGGATACCGGATGCCGATGGAAACGCCGGAGCTGGTCAAGCAGCCCCCGGTGTCGCTCGGCTCCGAGGCGTATGAGCGGATCTGGCCGGCGATGGTCTATCCGAGCGACCTGCCGTCGTTCGTGCCGCTCGCGATCAACGTCAAGATGGCCGACATCTACGCTTCGAGCCACGACGACAGCGGCAAAACGATCACGCACAACGACTTCCAGTTCCCGCAGGAAGCAAACCTCTTCTCGGCCGGCACTCTCGGATCGCATTTCAGCTTCTTCGGCGAGGTGACGTACGCGGAGAGACCCGACGGCGGCACGGACGTCGAGATCGAGCACGCGCGGCTCGACCTGGATTCGGCGTTCGGGCCGGAGCATCTCTTCAACTTCAAGATCGGCAAGTTCGCGCCCGACCTCTACGACGGCTTCCAGGAAATGTGGCTGATGACCGACAACGGCGTCGACTCGCTCTTCGCCTTCAGCCCGATCGGGATCCACGGCGGGACCGGACTCTCCGAGGAAGGGCCCGGCGTCAGCCTGCCGGACCGGATGCGCGCGATCGAGATGTACGGCGTGGCCGCGCATCGGTTCTTCTACACGATCGGCTACGGGAGTCCGATCGGGCCGGGCGGCCCGAACGACACGTTCGGGAGCAGCAGCCGGAAGGACGTCTACGCCCGGATGGACTACAAGTTCGGCGGGATGGGGCTCGACGGCGACACGACGGGGGTCACGCTGCCCCCGGAGAACTGGCGCGAGCATTCCCTCCGCATCGGCGTCCTCGGCTACTACGGCGACGGCTCTCAGGCCGACCCCTTCGACATCACGGACGAGGAGGGGAACGCGTTCAAGATGCGCGACACCCATTACGGGAGGATCGGCGCCTACGCGTCCCTCTACGTCGGCGACCTGAACCTCTTCGGCGTCGCGCTCCACGGGACCGACAAGCTCCAGCTCAGCGACCCCGACACGCTGACCGAGATCAGCACGACCACGCGGACGTACGACGCGTGGTTCGCCCAGGCGGACTACGTCATCGTGCCGCCGTTCCAGCTCTCGCTCCGCTACGAGAACCTCCGGGTCGCCGATCCCGTCACGCCGACGATCAAGACCCTGAACGCGAACGCGAGCTTCCTGATCCGGGCCAACATCAAGGCCATGATCGAATACAACCGGGACCTCCGCGATTCCGAGAATTACACGCTCGCGACGGTCCTCCGATTCGCTTATTGAAGGAGAAAGGAACCATGAAGAAGATCCTGATCGCCCTGATCGTCGCCGCTTCGTCGGCGCTCCCCGCGGCCGCCGGAGACATCCACGGCAAAGTGACCTGCAAGGGCTCCTCGACGTGCGCCGACACGGTCGTCTACGTCGCCGCGATCCCCGGCAAGACCTTCCCCGCGCCGGCGGCGCACGCGAAGATGAACCAGCTCAACATGAAGTTCGTCCCGCGAATTCTCCCCGTTCTCGAAGGCACCACCGTCGACTTCCTGAACTCCGACGCCGTGCTGCACAACGTCTTCACCCCGGACGCTTGCGCGGACAAGTTCAACCTCGGCACCTGGCCGAAGGGAGAGACGAAGACCTACACGTTCAAGAAGGAATGCGCAGCGGCCCTGCTCTGCAAAGTGCACCCGGAGATGGAGGCGTATGTCGTCGCCGTTCCGACGCCGTACTATGCGCAGGCCAAGGCCGACGGCAGCTACCAGATCGCCGACGTGCCCGACGGGAGCTACACGCTGAAAGTCTGGCATCCGCGGCTCAAGGGCAAGGAAAAGCCGGTGAAGGTCGCGGGAGCGACGGAAGCGGACTTCGAGATCGCCCGCTGACGCCGTGAGAAACCGGGTGGGTCGGCCGCGCCTTCTCTTCCGCATCGCCGCCC
This window encodes:
- a CDS encoding Rieske 2Fe-2S domain-containing protein; amino-acid sequence: MEEREGAGPRWREDFPIAWERDHYVTRRELAKFLTLGSALLAGASAVIALAGRLWKPARRRRTRIASAAAVPRGGSLLFRFPTDEDPCILLRAPDGSFEAYSQVCTHLSCAVVYRPEDRTLACPCHKGVFTCSEGRPIAGPPTRRLPRIVLDVRGDDVFATGVEL
- a CDS encoding HPP family protein, which gives rise to MTERRPPLSLLEPQVVRGLAERLRIARLLRRFPERNVWAAFMFVNGFITIALLAALAMVSRTPFVFPSLGPTAFLFFFTPTLPTASPRHSIYGHAIGIACGYGALLATGLQHAPPAMVAGVDFRRVLAAALSLAATGALMILFKAAHPPAGATTLIISLGIVTRPSYLLVIEIAVALLTIQAIAINRLAGIDYPLWSRRAEPSGRTDGPLA
- a CDS encoding plastocyanin/azurin family copper-binding protein gives rise to the protein MKKILIALIVAASSALPAAAGDIHGKVTCKGSSTCADTVVYVAAIPGKTFPAPAAHAKMNQLNMKFVPRILPVLEGTTVDFLNSDAVLHNVFTPDACADKFNLGTWPKGETKTYTFKKECAAALLCKVHPEMEAYVVAVPTPYYAQAKADGSYQIADVPDGSYTLKVWHPRLKGKEKPVKVAGATEADFEIAR
- a CDS encoding 4Fe-4S dicluster domain-containing protein; protein product: MSELAFFIDYSRCIGCRACVQACEECDTHRGVSMIHLETIRRADTVQTAPQVCMHCEDPICARVCPADAIKQTPDGVTQSALKPRCIGCSNCVLACPFGVPKYFGAIDQMMKCDYCYDRTSAGKRPMCATVCPSQALAFTTREEIERKRQGTAINLWKFGGEVVRTKISVIVPSGVSEIRIGESALSRAGGPAGATEDVAVLLGEI
- a CDS encoding DUF6755 family protein translates to METRKQGTTLFTAIAVLIGMLVVIQLWLVAAALEALLSGNRGALLPAAIASVVLLLVNAGLLLYIVRFDERIRRLEAPPRD